In Rutidosis leptorrhynchoides isolate AG116_Rl617_1_P2 chromosome 2, CSIRO_AGI_Rlap_v1, whole genome shotgun sequence, one genomic interval encodes:
- the LOC139890914 gene encoding small ribosomal subunit protein uS14z/uS14y/uS14x-like: MGHSNIWNSHPKTYGPGSRTCRVCGNSHGIIRKYGLMCCRQCFHSNAKEIGFIKYR, encoded by the exons ATGGGGCACTCTAACATTTGGAACTCTCATCCTAAAACTTATGGCCCTGGTTCACGCACCTG CCGTGTGTGTGGAAATTCACATGGAATAATCAGGAAGTATGGGCTTATGTGTTGCCGACAGTGTTTCCATAGCAACGCTAAGGAAATCGGTTTCATTAAG TATCGTTAA
- the LOC139890915 gene encoding uncharacterized protein, with the protein MADKQKSVCDQNKEEDDLMAIYGSESGWVEPRIHCDHLDTLSSDLTHIPTPDTPCNRCDHPAENWLCLRCKDVLCSRFINKHMLEHYQQQNHSVALSYSDLSVWCFSCNSYLDAQVMPLLRPVYETAYLLKFGEAPPFRTVECLQLGGNQVEGSGSGN; encoded by the exons ATGGCGGACAAACAGAAATCTGTATGTGATCAGAACAAAGAAGAAGACGACTTGATGGCGATTTATGGATCCGAATCCGGATGGGTCGAACCCCGTATCCATTGCGATCATTTAGATACACTTTCTTCGGATCTAACCCACATCCCCACTCCGGACACTCCCTGCAACAG GTGTGATCATCCTGCTGAGAATTGGTTGTGTTTGAGGTGTAAAGATGTTTTATGTAGCCGATTTATTAACAAACATATGCTCGAGCATTATCAACAACAAAATCATAGTGTAGCATTGAGTTACAG TGATTTGTCGGTTTGGTGTTTTTCGTGCAATTCGTATTTGGATGCTCAAGTTATGCCTCTTCTTCGTCCAGTTTACGAAACTGCTTACTTATTGAAGTTTGGGGAAGCACCGCCTTTTCGGACAGTTGAGTGTTTGCAACTAGGAGGTAACCAAGTAGAGGGTTCTGGTTCTGGAAATTAG